In a single window of the Bactrocera dorsalis isolate Fly_Bdor chromosome 2, ASM2337382v1, whole genome shotgun sequence genome:
- the LOC125776206 gene encoding probable cytochrome P450 6a21, with translation MSVTQILLATLLGLLGYAVYWLRQHFMYWEVRGIACEKPSYLLGNLNGIRSSRSFVEIWLNTYKKFKGTGPFCGFFWFQRPAAFILDTKLAKAILIKDFNNFVDRGFYTNVEDDPLTGTLLLLEGHRWRVMRNKLSPTFTSGKMKYMFPTVCRVGEEFVHVVAEAIEKEPILEVGDYLARFTTDVIGTCAFGIEVNSLNNPSDEFRHMGKRVFTDLRHGKIGLALLNSFPKLCRRLHIKSTPDHITEFYMGLVHENIAYREKNNIRCNDFFDMLLELKNNKLLKSEDGQDISISVEELAAQAFVFLVAGFETSSTTMSFALYELAQREDIQQRVRDEVIEVLEKHKGEFTYECMKEMVYLDQVISETLRLYTVLPVLNRECMEEYPVPGNPKFVIAKGMQVLIPSAAYHRDADIYPNPDTFDPDNFTSEKVAQRDSIEWLPFGEGPRNCIGMRFGQMQARIGLALLLKNFKFSMCEKTPIPMTFDKKNFLVQPEHPIYLYVEKV, from the exons atgtctGTCACCCAAATCCTGCTGGCCACGCTGCTGGGACTACTGGGGTATGCGGTCTACTGGCTACGTCAACATTTCATGTATTGGGAGGTGCGTGGCATTGCCTGTGAGAAACCAAGTTATTTACTCGGCAATTTAAATGGCATACGCTCGTCACGTTCATTTGTGGAGATATGGCTGAAcacttacaaaaaatttaagggAACTGGCCCATTTTGTGGTTTCTTTTGGTTTCAACGCCCTGCGGCTTTCATTCTGGATACAAAATTGGCCAAAGCCATACTTATTAaggattttaataattttgttgatCGCGGCTTCTACACAAATGTGGAGGATGATCCGCTCACCGGAACACTACTTCTCTTGGAGGGACACAGATGGCGTGTAATGCGCAATAAGCTATCGCCCACCTTCACATCCGGTAAAATGAAGTATATGTTCCCGACTGTCTGCCGCGTAGGTGAGGAGTTTGTGCACGTTGTGGCGGAGGCTATAGAGAAGGAGCCGATTTTGGAGGTAGGTGATTATTTGGCGCGTTTCACCACCGACGTTATCGGCACTTGTGCATTCGGTATTGAAGTGAATAGTTTGAACAATCCCAGCGATGAATTCCGACACATGGGCAAACGTGTCTTCACTGATTTGCGTCACGGAAAAATCGGTTTGGCGTTGCTGAATAGTTTCCCGAAATTGTGTCGAAGACTACATATTAAAAGTACACCCGATCATATCACTGAATTCTACATGGGTCTTGTGCACGAAAATATCGCCTACCGTGAGAAGAATAATATTCGTTGCAACGATTTCTTTGACATGCTGCTGgaattgaaaaacaataaattgttgaaatccgAAGACGGTCAAGACATAAGCATTTCTGTTGAAGAATTAGCTGCCCAGGCGTTTGTATTTCTCGTTGCTGGCTTCGAGACATCGTCGACTACCATGAGCTTCGCATTGTACGAACTGGCACAACGTGAAGATATACAACAGCGTGTGCGTGACGAAGTCATTGAAGTTCTGGAGAAACACAAGGGCGAATTCACTTATGAATGCATGAAAGAAATGGTCTATTTGGACCAAGTCATTTCCG AAACACTTCGGCTCTATACTGTGCTTCCCGTGTTAAATCGTGAGTGTATGGAGGAGTATCCAGTGCCGGGTAACCCGAAATTTGTCATCGCCAAGGGTATGCAAGTCCTCATACCGAGCGCTGCTTATCATCGTGATGCTGATATTTATCCCAATCCCGACACTTTCGACCCCGATAATTTTACATCCGAGAAGGTGGCTCAGCGTGATAGTATCGAATGGCTGCCCTTCGGCGAGGGACCACGCAATTGTATTGGCATGCGCTTTGGTCAAATGCAAGCTCGTATTGGCTTAGCTCTGCTCTTGAAGAACTTCAAGTTTTCTATGTGTGAGAAAACTCCGATTCCGATGACATTTGACAAGAAAAACTTTTTGGTGCAGCCTGAGCATCCCATTTATCTGTACGTTGAGAAAGTATGA